From the genome of Spinacia oleracea cultivar Varoflay chromosome 2, BTI_SOV_V1, whole genome shotgun sequence, one region includes:
- the LOC110795052 gene encoding serine/threonine-protein kinase MPS1 isoform X1 produces MDGDPNLPVPQVSSDTNLTPPINSNSSSSSSSSSTSSSGPNLEERALLRDLQVFMKRHRSIGTLPPTNYLPRRVPPQRETSKSSGLYSGLTVETKRIVETSERSSVIEAQEDASLTTPNFTGTITNTYDEKYNPFGGHMQEEHLNYKDVDMNISSCVESKHCQMVEGTKRVKFSLASSANSQGADGQMATRLDNLSSHMDSLALAEMEWEAVNQAESSNAISKELKQPISVRADADGVSRADGGSSVPAVGISSLQNQLHHLRNFLHTDVSQPMTQSSVVGLSCATTTSVHATSAPRLSSTTHFSCPHHDSLAPGSLADASLKTQNIALGDGMRQAISTSVIDSGADSDRALSGAQASSFESNALIEAKEIKERNMVQQSQVLANPSRTEGPSIKEKGQGPDTANIPPPCSSSKDLTSTANLEPPKPEKHEKAPSRKKGYDPDHFFKVNGKLYQRLGKIGSGGSSEVHKVISSDCTIYALKKIRLKGRDYATAYGFCQEILYLKKLKGNDNIIQLVDFEVTDKALLHEVMNGSITNKDNRLKDDGYIYMVLEYGEIDLAHMLSQKWREIEGSNSTMDQNWLRFYWQQILQAVNTIHEERIVHSDLKPANFLLVKGSLKLIDFGIAKSIMSDTTNIQRDSQVGTLSYMSPEAFMCSESDADGNVIKCGRPSDIWSLGCILYQMVYGRTPFSEYKTFWAKFKVITDPNHKIIYGPVSNPWLLDLMKKCLAWDRNERWRIPQLLQHPFLVPPVQQQLSPSLDQNCKFIQLINESCAKVPSLCSELQQLLGDPTDTSQDQQLQIISQISSIWQQLQVHITKTTELG; encoded by the exons ATGGACGGGGATCCTAACCTTCCAGTCCCACAAGTGAGTTCCGACACCAATCTCACCCCTCCGATCAACTCCAACTCctcgtcttcttcttcttcttcttctacttCCTCGTCTGGCCCAAACCTCGAAGAACGTGCTCTTCTCCGTGATCTTCAAGTTTTTATGAAACGACACCGTTCCATTG GTACATTGCCACCAACTAATTACTTACCAAGACGTGTGCCACCGCAAAGGGAGACATCTAAAAGCTCAGGGCTGTATTCAGGTTTAACAGTAGAGACCAAAAGGATTGTTGAAACAAGTGAGAGATCGTCTGTCATTGAAGCTCAGGAAGATGCATCTCTTACAACTCCTAACTTCACGGGTACAATCACAAATACATATGATGAAAAGTATAACCCATTTGGAGGGCACATGCAGGAAGAGCACCTAAATTACAAAGATGTTGATATGAATATTTCGTCTTGTGTAGAATCAAAACATTGTCAAATGGTAGAGGGTACAAAAAGGGTCAAGTTTTCATTGGCCAGCTCTGCCAATTCACAGG GGGCTGATGGTCAAATGGCCACCAGATTGGACAACTTATCTTCTCATATGGATTCACTTGCATTGGCAGAAATGGAGTGGGAAGCAGTTAATCAAGCAGAATCATCAAATGCCATTAGCAAAGAACTGAAACAACCGATTTCTGTCAGAGCTGATGCAGATGGTGTTTCGAGAGCTGATGGAGGCTCGTCTGTACCAGCAGTAGGAATTTCATCTCTTCAGAACCAGCTGCACCACTTAAGGAATTTCCTGCACACTGATGTAAGCCAACCAATGACCCAGTCTTCTGTGGTGGGATTATCTTGTGCCACCACAACCTCTGTCCATGCAACATCTGCACCAAGACTTAGTTCAACAACCCATTTTTCATGTCCACACCATGATAGTTTAGCTCCAGGGTCCTTAGCTGATGCCAGTCTGAAAACTCAGAACATAGCCCTAGGAGACGGGATGCGGCAAGCTATCTCTACATCCGTGATTGACAGTGGAGCTGACTCTGACAGAGCACTCAGTGGAGCTCAAGCTTCGAGCTTTGAATCAAATGCCTTAATAGAAGCTAAAGAAATTAAGGAACGCAACATGGTGCAGCAAAGTCAAGTACTTGCAAATCCATCCCGAACTGAAGggccgtccataaaggagaaaGGACAGGGGCCTGATACTGCAAATATCCCACCACCTTGCTCCTCGTCAAAGGATTTAACTTCTACTGCAAATCTGGAACCCCCTAAACCAGAAAAACACGAAAAGGCACCATCGCGGAAAAAGGGTTATGATCCTGACCATTTTTTTAAAGTTAATGGTAAACTTTACCAAAGGCTTGGCAAGATAGGATCTGGTGGAAGCAGTGAGGTGCACAAAGTTATTTCATCTGACTGTACAATTTATGCCCTGAAAAAAATCAGGCTTAAAGGTCGTGATTATGCTACTGCCTATGGATTTTGTCAAGAGATCCTGTATTTGAAGAAGTTAAAGGGGAATGATAACATCATCCAACTTGTTGATTTCGAG GTAACGGATAAAGCTTTGCTCCATGAAGTTATGAACGGCTCCATTACTAACAAGGACAATAGACTGAAGGATGATGGATATATTTACATGGTTCTTGAGTATGGAGAAATTGATTTGGCTCATATGTTGTCACAAAAGTGGAGAGAAATTGAAGGCTCCAACTCAACAATGGATCAGAACTGGCTTCGTTTCTACTGGCAG CAAATACTACAAGCTGTGAATACGATTCATGAGGAGCGTATAGTGCACTCCGACCTGAAGCCAGCTAATTTCCTCCTTGTCAAAGGTTCATTGAAGCTCATTGATTTTGGCATTGCTAAGTCTATAATGAGTGACACAACCAACATCCAACGGGATTCCCAG GTGGGTACATTGAGTTACATGTCTCCGGAGGCATTTATGTGCAGTGAAAGTGATGCAGATGGGAACGTTATAAAGTGTGGGCGGCCATCAGACATATGGTCTCTTGGTTGCATACTTTATCAAATGGTTTATGGACGAACACCCTTTTCAGAATACAAGACATTCTGGGCAAAGTTCAAAGTAATAACTGATCCCAATCACAAAATCATATATGGTCCAGTTTCCAACCCTTGGCTTCTAGATCTTATGAAGaaatgccttgcttgggaccgCAATGAAAGATGGAGAATTCCTCAGCTTCTTCAACACCCATTTCTTGTCCCTCCTGTACAGCAGCAGTTGTCCCCTTCACTAGACCAAAACTGTAAATTTATTCAGCTCATCAATGAATCTTGCGCAAAAGTACCAAGTCTGTGTTCGGAGCTCCAACAACTACTAGGAGATCCAACCGACACATCACAAGATCAGCAACTTCAAATAATATCACAAATTTCAAGTATCTGGCAGCAACTCCAGGTACACATCACAAAGACGACTGAGCTAGGCTAA
- the LOC110795052 gene encoding serine/threonine-protein kinase MPS1 isoform X2: MDGDPNLPVPQVSSDTNLTPPINSNSSSSSSSSSTSSSGPNLEERALLRDLQVFMKRHRSIGTLPPTNYLPRRVPPQRETSKSSGLYSGLTVETKRIVETSERSSVIEAQEDASLTTPNFTGTITNTYDEKYNPFGGHMQEEHLNYKDVDMNISSCVESKHCQMVEGTKRVKFSLASSANSQEMEWEAVNQAESSNAISKELKQPISVRADADGVSRADGGSSVPAVGISSLQNQLHHLRNFLHTDVSQPMTQSSVVGLSCATTTSVHATSAPRLSSTTHFSCPHHDSLAPGSLADASLKTQNIALGDGMRQAISTSVIDSGADSDRALSGAQASSFESNALIEAKEIKERNMVQQSQVLANPSRTEGPSIKEKGQGPDTANIPPPCSSSKDLTSTANLEPPKPEKHEKAPSRKKGYDPDHFFKVNGKLYQRLGKIGSGGSSEVHKVISSDCTIYALKKIRLKGRDYATAYGFCQEILYLKKLKGNDNIIQLVDFEVTDKALLHEVMNGSITNKDNRLKDDGYIYMVLEYGEIDLAHMLSQKWREIEGSNSTMDQNWLRFYWQQILQAVNTIHEERIVHSDLKPANFLLVKGSLKLIDFGIAKSIMSDTTNIQRDSQVGTLSYMSPEAFMCSESDADGNVIKCGRPSDIWSLGCILYQMVYGRTPFSEYKTFWAKFKVITDPNHKIIYGPVSNPWLLDLMKKCLAWDRNERWRIPQLLQHPFLVPPVQQQLSPSLDQNCKFIQLINESCAKVPSLCSELQQLLGDPTDTSQDQQLQIISQISSIWQQLQVHITKTTELG; this comes from the exons ATGGACGGGGATCCTAACCTTCCAGTCCCACAAGTGAGTTCCGACACCAATCTCACCCCTCCGATCAACTCCAACTCctcgtcttcttcttcttcttcttctacttCCTCGTCTGGCCCAAACCTCGAAGAACGTGCTCTTCTCCGTGATCTTCAAGTTTTTATGAAACGACACCGTTCCATTG GTACATTGCCACCAACTAATTACTTACCAAGACGTGTGCCACCGCAAAGGGAGACATCTAAAAGCTCAGGGCTGTATTCAGGTTTAACAGTAGAGACCAAAAGGATTGTTGAAACAAGTGAGAGATCGTCTGTCATTGAAGCTCAGGAAGATGCATCTCTTACAACTCCTAACTTCACGGGTACAATCACAAATACATATGATGAAAAGTATAACCCATTTGGAGGGCACATGCAGGAAGAGCACCTAAATTACAAAGATGTTGATATGAATATTTCGTCTTGTGTAGAATCAAAACATTGTCAAATGGTAGAGGGTACAAAAAGGGTCAAGTTTTCATTGGCCAGCTCTGCCAATTCACAGG AAATGGAGTGGGAAGCAGTTAATCAAGCAGAATCATCAAATGCCATTAGCAAAGAACTGAAACAACCGATTTCTGTCAGAGCTGATGCAGATGGTGTTTCGAGAGCTGATGGAGGCTCGTCTGTACCAGCAGTAGGAATTTCATCTCTTCAGAACCAGCTGCACCACTTAAGGAATTTCCTGCACACTGATGTAAGCCAACCAATGACCCAGTCTTCTGTGGTGGGATTATCTTGTGCCACCACAACCTCTGTCCATGCAACATCTGCACCAAGACTTAGTTCAACAACCCATTTTTCATGTCCACACCATGATAGTTTAGCTCCAGGGTCCTTAGCTGATGCCAGTCTGAAAACTCAGAACATAGCCCTAGGAGACGGGATGCGGCAAGCTATCTCTACATCCGTGATTGACAGTGGAGCTGACTCTGACAGAGCACTCAGTGGAGCTCAAGCTTCGAGCTTTGAATCAAATGCCTTAATAGAAGCTAAAGAAATTAAGGAACGCAACATGGTGCAGCAAAGTCAAGTACTTGCAAATCCATCCCGAACTGAAGggccgtccataaaggagaaaGGACAGGGGCCTGATACTGCAAATATCCCACCACCTTGCTCCTCGTCAAAGGATTTAACTTCTACTGCAAATCTGGAACCCCCTAAACCAGAAAAACACGAAAAGGCACCATCGCGGAAAAAGGGTTATGATCCTGACCATTTTTTTAAAGTTAATGGTAAACTTTACCAAAGGCTTGGCAAGATAGGATCTGGTGGAAGCAGTGAGGTGCACAAAGTTATTTCATCTGACTGTACAATTTATGCCCTGAAAAAAATCAGGCTTAAAGGTCGTGATTATGCTACTGCCTATGGATTTTGTCAAGAGATCCTGTATTTGAAGAAGTTAAAGGGGAATGATAACATCATCCAACTTGTTGATTTCGAG GTAACGGATAAAGCTTTGCTCCATGAAGTTATGAACGGCTCCATTACTAACAAGGACAATAGACTGAAGGATGATGGATATATTTACATGGTTCTTGAGTATGGAGAAATTGATTTGGCTCATATGTTGTCACAAAAGTGGAGAGAAATTGAAGGCTCCAACTCAACAATGGATCAGAACTGGCTTCGTTTCTACTGGCAG CAAATACTACAAGCTGTGAATACGATTCATGAGGAGCGTATAGTGCACTCCGACCTGAAGCCAGCTAATTTCCTCCTTGTCAAAGGTTCATTGAAGCTCATTGATTTTGGCATTGCTAAGTCTATAATGAGTGACACAACCAACATCCAACGGGATTCCCAG GTGGGTACATTGAGTTACATGTCTCCGGAGGCATTTATGTGCAGTGAAAGTGATGCAGATGGGAACGTTATAAAGTGTGGGCGGCCATCAGACATATGGTCTCTTGGTTGCATACTTTATCAAATGGTTTATGGACGAACACCCTTTTCAGAATACAAGACATTCTGGGCAAAGTTCAAAGTAATAACTGATCCCAATCACAAAATCATATATGGTCCAGTTTCCAACCCTTGGCTTCTAGATCTTATGAAGaaatgccttgcttgggaccgCAATGAAAGATGGAGAATTCCTCAGCTTCTTCAACACCCATTTCTTGTCCCTCCTGTACAGCAGCAGTTGTCCCCTTCACTAGACCAAAACTGTAAATTTATTCAGCTCATCAATGAATCTTGCGCAAAAGTACCAAGTCTGTGTTCGGAGCTCCAACAACTACTAGGAGATCCAACCGACACATCACAAGATCAGCAACTTCAAATAATATCACAAATTTCAAGTATCTGGCAGCAACTCCAGGTACACATCACAAAGACGACTGAGCTAGGCTAA
- the LOC110795050 gene encoding uncharacterized protein, protein MAKTTNPRKLTTEIHRTKRSQQKQKQQQPKPQPLPSWVVMRNILTCKHLEVEQQQPQEQTSPTQKNKQQKHAAAVLEENNSKNKNKKMRCSGSLCNNTKVMQRPDSASPEILQRKSRGGTTTTTAAAASTSTTSSSSLEGSSRSIKSPVLSELSNNTNNTNNPNNNGVLLKSSSSNSSNYIKGMPFRRLSGCYECRMVVDPVLAFTRDPSLRATICSCPHCAEVFMKPENLELHQAVRHAVSELGPEDTSKNIVEIIFQSSWLKKQTPVCKIDRILKVHNTQKTINKFEEYRDSIKFKATRLPKNYGRCIADGNELLRFHCTTFMCSLGLNGSSNLCNSIPQCNVCSLIKNGFKVVDEGPTGKGILTTATSGRAHDRADVGLEEQERRAMLVCRVIAGRVKKSPELGGSEEYDSVAGATGVYSNLDELYVFNPKAILPCFVVIYRGF, encoded by the exons ATGGCCAAAACTACTAATCCTAGAAAGCTCACTACTGAAATCCACAGAACAAAAAGAAGTCAGCAGAAACAAAAGCAGCAGCAGCCGAAGCCGCAGCCGCTACCTTCATGGGTAGTTATGAGAAACATCCTGACTTGCAAACACCTTGAAGTggaacaacaacaaccacaagAACAAACATCACCAACCCAGAAAAACAAACAGCAAAAACATGCTGCTGCAGTACTGGAAGAAAACAACAGCAAGAATAAGAACAAGAAAATGAGATGTTCTGGTTCACTCTGCAACAACACAAAAGTGATGCAGAGGCCTGATTCAGCTTCCCCTGAAATTCTTCAGAGGAAAAGCAGAGGGGGgactactactactactgctgctgctgctagtACGAGTACAACCAGTAGCAGCAGCCTTGAAGGGTCAAGTCGGTCAATTAAATCTCCTGTTTTGAGTGAGCTTAGCAACAACACTAATAATACTAACAATCCTAACAATAATGGGGTTTTACTGAAATCATCATCTTCTAATAGTAGTAATTATATTAAGGGGATGCCATTTAGAAGACTTTCAGGTTGCTATGAATGCAGAATGGTTGTTGATCCTGTTTTGGCTTTCACCAGAGATCCTTCTCTTAGAGCTACTATTTGTTCTTGCCCTCATTGTGCTGAAGTTTTCATGAAACCTGAGAATTTGGAGCTTCATCAAGCTGTTAGGCATGCAG TATCTGAATTGGGTCCTGAGGATACAAGTAAGAACATAGTAGAGATCATATTCCAATCAAGCTGGTTAAAGAAGCAAACTCCAGTTTGCAAAATTGATAGAATTCTCAAAGTCCACAACACACAAAAGACCATCAACAAGTTTGAGGAATATAGAGACTCTATTAAGTTTAAGGCTACAAGGCTCCCTAAAAACTATGGTAGGTGCATAGCTGATGGAAATGAGCTTCTAAGGTTTCATTGCACAACATTCATGTGCTCTCTAGGCTTAAATGGCTCTTCCAACCTTTGCAATTCAATCCCACAATGCAATGTTTGTAGCCTGATAAAAAATGGATTTAAGGTAGTCGATGAGGGGCCTACAGGCAAAGGTATACTAACCACTGCCACGAGTGGGCGGGCTCATGATCGGGCTGATGTTGGTTTAGAGGAGCAGGAGAGAAGGGCAATGCTGGTGTGCCGGGTGATTGCGGGCCGAGTCAAGAAGAGTCCTGAACTCGGCGGGTCAGAGGAGTATGACTCGGTGGCCGGAGCTACCGGAGTTTATTCAAATTTGGATGAGTTGTATGTTTTTAACCCCAAGGCTATTCTTCCTTGTTTTGTTGTTATCTATAGGGGGTTTTAG
- the LOC110795052 gene encoding serine/threonine-protein kinase MPS1 isoform X3, translating to MDGDPNLPVPQVSSDTNLTPPINSNSSSSSSSSSTSSSGPNLEERALLRDLQVFMKRHRSIGTLPPTNYLPRRVPPQRETSKSSGLYSGLTVETKRIVETSERSSVIEAQEDASLTTPNFTESKHCQMVEGTKRVKFSLASSANSQGADGQMATRLDNLSSHMDSLALAEMEWEAVNQAESSNAISKELKQPISVRADADGVSRADGGSSVPAVGISSLQNQLHHLRNFLHTDVSQPMTQSSVVGLSCATTTSVHATSAPRLSSTTHFSCPHHDSLAPGSLADASLKTQNIALGDGMRQAISTSVIDSGADSDRALSGAQASSFESNALIEAKEIKERNMVQQSQVLANPSRTEGPSIKEKGQGPDTANIPPPCSSSKDLTSTANLEPPKPEKHEKAPSRKKGYDPDHFFKVNGKLYQRLGKIGSGGSSEVHKVISSDCTIYALKKIRLKGRDYATAYGFCQEILYLKKLKGNDNIIQLVDFEVTDKALLHEVMNGSITNKDNRLKDDGYIYMVLEYGEIDLAHMLSQKWREIEGSNSTMDQNWLRFYWQQILQAVNTIHEERIVHSDLKPANFLLVKGSLKLIDFGIAKSIMSDTTNIQRDSQVGTLSYMSPEAFMCSESDADGNVIKCGRPSDIWSLGCILYQMVYGRTPFSEYKTFWAKFKVITDPNHKIIYGPVSNPWLLDLMKKCLAWDRNERWRIPQLLQHPFLVPPVQQQLSPSLDQNCKFIQLINESCAKVPSLCSELQQLLGDPTDTSQDQQLQIISQISSIWQQLQVHITKTTELG from the exons ATGGACGGGGATCCTAACCTTCCAGTCCCACAAGTGAGTTCCGACACCAATCTCACCCCTCCGATCAACTCCAACTCctcgtcttcttcttcttcttcttctacttCCTCGTCTGGCCCAAACCTCGAAGAACGTGCTCTTCTCCGTGATCTTCAAGTTTTTATGAAACGACACCGTTCCATTG GTACATTGCCACCAACTAATTACTTACCAAGACGTGTGCCACCGCAAAGGGAGACATCTAAAAGCTCAGGGCTGTATTCAGGTTTAACAGTAGAGACCAAAAGGATTGTTGAAACAAGTGAGAGATCGTCTGTCATTGAAGCTCAGGAAGATGCATCTCTTACAACTCCTAACTTCACGG AATCAAAACATTGTCAAATGGTAGAGGGTACAAAAAGGGTCAAGTTTTCATTGGCCAGCTCTGCCAATTCACAGG GGGCTGATGGTCAAATGGCCACCAGATTGGACAACTTATCTTCTCATATGGATTCACTTGCATTGGCAGAAATGGAGTGGGAAGCAGTTAATCAAGCAGAATCATCAAATGCCATTAGCAAAGAACTGAAACAACCGATTTCTGTCAGAGCTGATGCAGATGGTGTTTCGAGAGCTGATGGAGGCTCGTCTGTACCAGCAGTAGGAATTTCATCTCTTCAGAACCAGCTGCACCACTTAAGGAATTTCCTGCACACTGATGTAAGCCAACCAATGACCCAGTCTTCTGTGGTGGGATTATCTTGTGCCACCACAACCTCTGTCCATGCAACATCTGCACCAAGACTTAGTTCAACAACCCATTTTTCATGTCCACACCATGATAGTTTAGCTCCAGGGTCCTTAGCTGATGCCAGTCTGAAAACTCAGAACATAGCCCTAGGAGACGGGATGCGGCAAGCTATCTCTACATCCGTGATTGACAGTGGAGCTGACTCTGACAGAGCACTCAGTGGAGCTCAAGCTTCGAGCTTTGAATCAAATGCCTTAATAGAAGCTAAAGAAATTAAGGAACGCAACATGGTGCAGCAAAGTCAAGTACTTGCAAATCCATCCCGAACTGAAGggccgtccataaaggagaaaGGACAGGGGCCTGATACTGCAAATATCCCACCACCTTGCTCCTCGTCAAAGGATTTAACTTCTACTGCAAATCTGGAACCCCCTAAACCAGAAAAACACGAAAAGGCACCATCGCGGAAAAAGGGTTATGATCCTGACCATTTTTTTAAAGTTAATGGTAAACTTTACCAAAGGCTTGGCAAGATAGGATCTGGTGGAAGCAGTGAGGTGCACAAAGTTATTTCATCTGACTGTACAATTTATGCCCTGAAAAAAATCAGGCTTAAAGGTCGTGATTATGCTACTGCCTATGGATTTTGTCAAGAGATCCTGTATTTGAAGAAGTTAAAGGGGAATGATAACATCATCCAACTTGTTGATTTCGAG GTAACGGATAAAGCTTTGCTCCATGAAGTTATGAACGGCTCCATTACTAACAAGGACAATAGACTGAAGGATGATGGATATATTTACATGGTTCTTGAGTATGGAGAAATTGATTTGGCTCATATGTTGTCACAAAAGTGGAGAGAAATTGAAGGCTCCAACTCAACAATGGATCAGAACTGGCTTCGTTTCTACTGGCAG CAAATACTACAAGCTGTGAATACGATTCATGAGGAGCGTATAGTGCACTCCGACCTGAAGCCAGCTAATTTCCTCCTTGTCAAAGGTTCATTGAAGCTCATTGATTTTGGCATTGCTAAGTCTATAATGAGTGACACAACCAACATCCAACGGGATTCCCAG GTGGGTACATTGAGTTACATGTCTCCGGAGGCATTTATGTGCAGTGAAAGTGATGCAGATGGGAACGTTATAAAGTGTGGGCGGCCATCAGACATATGGTCTCTTGGTTGCATACTTTATCAAATGGTTTATGGACGAACACCCTTTTCAGAATACAAGACATTCTGGGCAAAGTTCAAAGTAATAACTGATCCCAATCACAAAATCATATATGGTCCAGTTTCCAACCCTTGGCTTCTAGATCTTATGAAGaaatgccttgcttgggaccgCAATGAAAGATGGAGAATTCCTCAGCTTCTTCAACACCCATTTCTTGTCCCTCCTGTACAGCAGCAGTTGTCCCCTTCACTAGACCAAAACTGTAAATTTATTCAGCTCATCAATGAATCTTGCGCAAAAGTACCAAGTCTGTGTTCGGAGCTCCAACAACTACTAGGAGATCCAACCGACACATCACAAGATCAGCAACTTCAAATAATATCACAAATTTCAAGTATCTGGCAGCAACTCCAGGTACACATCACAAAGACGACTGAGCTAGGCTAA
- the LOC110795052 gene encoding serine/threonine-protein kinase MPS1 isoform X4 yields MDGDPNLPVPQVSSDTNLTPPINSNSSSSSSSSSTSSSGPNLEERALLRDLQVFMKRHRSIGTLPPTNYLPRRVPPQRETSKSSGLYSGLTVETKRIVETSERSSVIEAQEDASLTTPNFTESKHCQMVEGTKRVKFSLASSANSQEMEWEAVNQAESSNAISKELKQPISVRADADGVSRADGGSSVPAVGISSLQNQLHHLRNFLHTDVSQPMTQSSVVGLSCATTTSVHATSAPRLSSTTHFSCPHHDSLAPGSLADASLKTQNIALGDGMRQAISTSVIDSGADSDRALSGAQASSFESNALIEAKEIKERNMVQQSQVLANPSRTEGPSIKEKGQGPDTANIPPPCSSSKDLTSTANLEPPKPEKHEKAPSRKKGYDPDHFFKVNGKLYQRLGKIGSGGSSEVHKVISSDCTIYALKKIRLKGRDYATAYGFCQEILYLKKLKGNDNIIQLVDFEVTDKALLHEVMNGSITNKDNRLKDDGYIYMVLEYGEIDLAHMLSQKWREIEGSNSTMDQNWLRFYWQQILQAVNTIHEERIVHSDLKPANFLLVKGSLKLIDFGIAKSIMSDTTNIQRDSQVGTLSYMSPEAFMCSESDADGNVIKCGRPSDIWSLGCILYQMVYGRTPFSEYKTFWAKFKVITDPNHKIIYGPVSNPWLLDLMKKCLAWDRNERWRIPQLLQHPFLVPPVQQQLSPSLDQNCKFIQLINESCAKVPSLCSELQQLLGDPTDTSQDQQLQIISQISSIWQQLQVHITKTTELG; encoded by the exons ATGGACGGGGATCCTAACCTTCCAGTCCCACAAGTGAGTTCCGACACCAATCTCACCCCTCCGATCAACTCCAACTCctcgtcttcttcttcttcttcttctacttCCTCGTCTGGCCCAAACCTCGAAGAACGTGCTCTTCTCCGTGATCTTCAAGTTTTTATGAAACGACACCGTTCCATTG GTACATTGCCACCAACTAATTACTTACCAAGACGTGTGCCACCGCAAAGGGAGACATCTAAAAGCTCAGGGCTGTATTCAGGTTTAACAGTAGAGACCAAAAGGATTGTTGAAACAAGTGAGAGATCGTCTGTCATTGAAGCTCAGGAAGATGCATCTCTTACAACTCCTAACTTCACGG AATCAAAACATTGTCAAATGGTAGAGGGTACAAAAAGGGTCAAGTTTTCATTGGCCAGCTCTGCCAATTCACAGG AAATGGAGTGGGAAGCAGTTAATCAAGCAGAATCATCAAATGCCATTAGCAAAGAACTGAAACAACCGATTTCTGTCAGAGCTGATGCAGATGGTGTTTCGAGAGCTGATGGAGGCTCGTCTGTACCAGCAGTAGGAATTTCATCTCTTCAGAACCAGCTGCACCACTTAAGGAATTTCCTGCACACTGATGTAAGCCAACCAATGACCCAGTCTTCTGTGGTGGGATTATCTTGTGCCACCACAACCTCTGTCCATGCAACATCTGCACCAAGACTTAGTTCAACAACCCATTTTTCATGTCCACACCATGATAGTTTAGCTCCAGGGTCCTTAGCTGATGCCAGTCTGAAAACTCAGAACATAGCCCTAGGAGACGGGATGCGGCAAGCTATCTCTACATCCGTGATTGACAGTGGAGCTGACTCTGACAGAGCACTCAGTGGAGCTCAAGCTTCGAGCTTTGAATCAAATGCCTTAATAGAAGCTAAAGAAATTAAGGAACGCAACATGGTGCAGCAAAGTCAAGTACTTGCAAATCCATCCCGAACTGAAGggccgtccataaaggagaaaGGACAGGGGCCTGATACTGCAAATATCCCACCACCTTGCTCCTCGTCAAAGGATTTAACTTCTACTGCAAATCTGGAACCCCCTAAACCAGAAAAACACGAAAAGGCACCATCGCGGAAAAAGGGTTATGATCCTGACCATTTTTTTAAAGTTAATGGTAAACTTTACCAAAGGCTTGGCAAGATAGGATCTGGTGGAAGCAGTGAGGTGCACAAAGTTATTTCATCTGACTGTACAATTTATGCCCTGAAAAAAATCAGGCTTAAAGGTCGTGATTATGCTACTGCCTATGGATTTTGTCAAGAGATCCTGTATTTGAAGAAGTTAAAGGGGAATGATAACATCATCCAACTTGTTGATTTCGAG GTAACGGATAAAGCTTTGCTCCATGAAGTTATGAACGGCTCCATTACTAACAAGGACAATAGACTGAAGGATGATGGATATATTTACATGGTTCTTGAGTATGGAGAAATTGATTTGGCTCATATGTTGTCACAAAAGTGGAGAGAAATTGAAGGCTCCAACTCAACAATGGATCAGAACTGGCTTCGTTTCTACTGGCAG CAAATACTACAAGCTGTGAATACGATTCATGAGGAGCGTATAGTGCACTCCGACCTGAAGCCAGCTAATTTCCTCCTTGTCAAAGGTTCATTGAAGCTCATTGATTTTGGCATTGCTAAGTCTATAATGAGTGACACAACCAACATCCAACGGGATTCCCAG GTGGGTACATTGAGTTACATGTCTCCGGAGGCATTTATGTGCAGTGAAAGTGATGCAGATGGGAACGTTATAAAGTGTGGGCGGCCATCAGACATATGGTCTCTTGGTTGCATACTTTATCAAATGGTTTATGGACGAACACCCTTTTCAGAATACAAGACATTCTGGGCAAAGTTCAAAGTAATAACTGATCCCAATCACAAAATCATATATGGTCCAGTTTCCAACCCTTGGCTTCTAGATCTTATGAAGaaatgccttgcttgggaccgCAATGAAAGATGGAGAATTCCTCAGCTTCTTCAACACCCATTTCTTGTCCCTCCTGTACAGCAGCAGTTGTCCCCTTCACTAGACCAAAACTGTAAATTTATTCAGCTCATCAATGAATCTTGCGCAAAAGTACCAAGTCTGTGTTCGGAGCTCCAACAACTACTAGGAGATCCAACCGACACATCACAAGATCAGCAACTTCAAATAATATCACAAATTTCAAGTATCTGGCAGCAACTCCAGGTACACATCACAAAGACGACTGAGCTAGGCTAA